A genomic segment from Nicotiana tabacum cultivar K326 chromosome 7, ASM71507v2, whole genome shotgun sequence encodes:
- the LOC107809463 gene encoding cytochrome P450 CYP82D47-like: protein MYHLLSPIEAIVGLVTFAFLLYFLWTKKQSKILNPLPPKIPGGWPVIGHLFYFKNNGDDDRHFSQKLGDLADKYGPVFTFRLGFRRFLAVSSYEAMKECFSTNDIHFADRPALLYGEYLCYNNAMLAVAKYGPYWKKNRKLVNQELLSVSRLEKFKHVRFSIVQKNIKELYDGDSPMVKINLSDWIDKLTFDIILKMVVGKTYNNGHGEILKAAFQKFMVQAMEIELYDVFHIPFFKWLDLTGNIKAMKQTFKDIDNIIQGWLDEHIKKRETKDVGGENEQDFIDVVLSKRSNEHLGDGYSHDTTIKATVFTLVLDATDTLALHIKWVMALMINNKNVMKKAQEEMDTIVGRDRWVEESDIKNLVYLQAIVKEVLRLHPPAPLSVQHLSVKDCVVNGYHIPKGTALLTNIMKLQRDPQIWADPDKFDPERFLTTHAAIDYRGQHYELIPFGTGRRACPAMNYSLQVEHLSIAHMIQGFNFATTTNEPLDMKQGVGLTLPKKTDVEVLITPRLPPTLYQY from the exons ATGTATCATCTTCTTTCTCCCATAGAAGCCATTGTAGGACTTGTAACCTTTGCATTTCTACTCTACTTCCTATGGACAAAAAAACAATCAAAAATCCTAAACCCACTGCCTCCAAAAATCCCAGGTGGATGGCCAGTAATCGGCCATCTCTTTTATTTCAAGAACAATGGCGATGATGACcgccatttttctcaaaaactcggAGACTTAGCTGACAAATATGGTCCCGTCTTCACATTCCGGTTAGGGTTTCGTCGTTTCTTGGCGGTGAGTAGTTATGAAGCTATGAAAGAATGCTTCTCTACCAATGATATCCATTTCGCCGATCGGCCAGCTTTACTTTACGGAGAATACCTTTGCTATAACAATGCCATGCTTGCTGTTGCCAAATATGGCCCTTACTGGAAAAAAAATCGAAAGCTAGTCAATCAAGAACTTCTCTCCGTTAGTCGGCTCGAAAAATTCAAACATGTTAGATTTTCTATAGTTCagaaaaatattaaagaactataTGATGGTGATTCACCAATGGTGAAGATAAACCTTAGTGATTGGATAGATAAATTGACTTTCGACATCATTTTGAAAATGGTTGTTGGGAAGACCTATAATAATGGACATGGAGAAATACTGAAAGCAGCTTTTCAGAAGTTCATGGTTCAAGCTATGGAGATTGAGCTCTATGATGTTTTTCACATTCCATTTTTCAAGTGGTTGGATCTTACAGGGAATATTAAGGCTATGAAACAAACTTTCAAAGACATTGATAATATTATCCAAGGTTGGTTAGATGAGCACATTAAGAAGAGAGAAACAAAGGATGTTGGAGGTGAAAATGAACAAGATTTTATTGATGTGGTGCTTTCTAAGAGGAGCAACGAACATCTTGGCGATGGTTACTCTCATGACACCACCATCAAAGCAACCGTATTC ACTTTGGTCTTGGATGCAACAGACACACTTGCACTTCATATAAAGTGGGTAATGGCGTTAATGATAAACAATAAGAATGTCATGAAGAAAGCACAAGAAGAGATGGACACCATTGTTGGTAGAGATAGATGGGTAGAAGAGAGTGATATCAAGAATTTGGTGTATCTTCAAGCAATTGTTAAAGAAGTATTACGATTACATCCACCTGCACCTTTGTCAGTACAACACCTATCTGTAAAAGATTGTGTTGTCAATGGATACCATATTCCTAAGGGGACTGCACTACTTACAAATATTATGAAACTGCAACGAGATCCTCAAATATGGGCAGATCCTGATAAATTCGATCCAGAGAGATTCTTGACAACTCATGCTGCAATTGACTATCGAGGGCAGCACTATGAGTTGATACCGTTTGGTACGGGGAGACGAGCTTGTCCCGCAATGAATTACTCATTGCAAGTGGAACACCTTTCAATTGCTCATATGATCCAAGGTTTCAATTTTGCAACTACGACAAACGAGCCTTTGGATATGAAACAAGGTGTGGGTCTAACTTTACCTAAGAAGACAGATGTTGAAGTGCTAATTACACCTCGCCTGCCTCCTACGCTCTATCAATATTAA